The following coding sequences are from one Nitrospirota bacterium window:
- a CDS encoding response regulator transcription factor, translated as MIQVAILDDHAVVRRGIREILSAEPDMQVCCEAATAQGLLDAIRKQACDLVVMDITLPGRSGLEVLHELREERPKLPVLVLTIHAEEQFGIRTLKAGAAGYLNKEAAPDELVKAIRKIVGGGRYLTPSLAEALAAEVMSPQDRPLHQTLSNREDEVFRLLASGKTVTDVGRQLALSVKTVSTHRTRILKKLRLTTTAELIRYAILNRLVS; from the coding sequence ATGATCCAGGTCGCGATTCTCGACGACCATGCCGTCGTCAGACGGGGCATCCGCGAGATCCTGTCCGCCGAGCCGGACATGCAGGTGTGCTGCGAAGCCGCGACCGCGCAGGGGCTGCTCGACGCGATCCGCAAGCAAGCGTGCGACCTCGTGGTGATGGACATCACGCTGCCGGGCCGAAGCGGCTTGGAAGTGCTGCACGAACTCCGGGAGGAGCGGCCGAAGCTGCCGGTGCTGGTGCTGACCATTCATGCGGAGGAGCAGTTCGGAATTCGCACGCTCAAGGCCGGGGCCGCCGGCTATCTGAACAAGGAGGCCGCGCCGGACGAACTCGTGAAGGCGATCAGGAAAATTGTCGGCGGCGGACGGTACCTCACCCCCTCGTTGGCCGAAGCCCTCGCGGCCGAGGTGATGTCGCCGCAGGATCGGCCGCTCCATCAGACGCTGTCGAACCGCGAGGATGAAGTATTCCGGCTGCTGGCCTCCGGCAAGACGGTGACGGACGTGGGGCGCCAGCTGGCCCTCAGCGTCAAGACCGTCAGCACGCATCGCACGCGCATCCTGAAAAAACTCCGCCTGACCACCACCGCCGAGCTGATCCGGTACGCGATTCTAAACCGGTTGGTAAGCTAG
- a CDS encoding response regulator, which translates to MDRADNPLPTGTILLVEEDLQVRDVIREFLTGAGYRVLEAEDGPKALALSEQYAGPIHLLITDDITPCMSGPALAARLAHFHPHLQRIFMLDYVDDQLLREMEATGCRILQIPFSREALLGKVRDLLGKPLQDNG; encoded by the coding sequence ATGGATAGAGCCGACAATCCCCTCCCTACCGGAACCATTCTGCTGGTCGAGGAAGACCTGCAAGTGCGCGACGTGATCCGTGAATTCCTGACCGGAGCCGGCTACCGGGTCTTGGAGGCGGAGGACGGGCCGAAGGCGTTGGCGCTGAGCGAGCAGTATGCGGGGCCGATCCATCTGCTGATAACCGATGACATCACACCCTGCATGAGCGGACCGGCCTTGGCCGCTCGGCTGGCCCACTTTCACCCCCACCTACAGAGGATCTTCATGTTGGACTATGTGGACGACCAGCTTCTCCGCGAGATGGAAGCTACTGGATGCCGCATCTTGCAGATTCCCTTTTCGCGGGAAGCGCTCTTGGGCAAGGTGCGCGACCTGCTGGGAAAGCCCCTTCAGGATAACGGTTGA
- a CDS encoding DUF3365 domain-containing protein, giving the protein MATQRVLMAVLTLASALWSGPLWSAEKDSGASIKIAPETVADYVHAVIEADRIFYTLHVVERMQAKGVATASENWRVSHTLPLPAQFLKESGELAAITGARIQYRLIGLWPINPQNAAVTEFEKQGLEAVRAHPERPHTGVITLGGNRYFQAIYADRAFAQACIGCHNAHPRSTKQDFKINDVMGGVLISFPLE; this is encoded by the coding sequence ATGGCAACCCAGCGTGTGTTGATGGCGGTGCTGACTCTGGCGTCGGCGCTGTGGAGCGGACCCCTCTGGTCCGCGGAGAAGGACTCAGGGGCTTCGATTAAGATCGCACCCGAGACCGTGGCCGACTATGTCCACGCAGTGATCGAGGCCGACCGGATTTTCTACACCCTGCACGTTGTCGAGCGCATGCAGGCCAAAGGCGTGGCGACGGCCTCAGAAAACTGGCGAGTGTCGCACACGCTGCCGCTGCCGGCCCAGTTTCTCAAGGAGTCCGGCGAACTGGCCGCCATCACGGGGGCCAGGATTCAATACCGGCTCATCGGGCTCTGGCCGATCAATCCGCAGAATGCGGCGGTGACGGAATTCGAGAAGCAGGGTCTGGAAGCGGTGCGGGCGCACCCGGAACGTCCCCATACCGGCGTGATCACGCTCGGCGGAAATCGATATTTCCAGGCCATCTATGCGGACCGGGCCTTCGCGCAGGCCTGCATCGGCTGCCACAACGCGCACCCGCGCAGCACGAAGCAGGACTTCAAGATCAACGACGTGATGGGCGGGGTGCTGATCAGCTTTCCGCTGGAGTAA